In the Nothobranchius furzeri strain GRZ-AD chromosome 15, NfurGRZ-RIMD1, whole genome shotgun sequence genome, one interval contains:
- the b3gnt7l gene encoding UDP-GlcNAc:betaGal beta-1,3-N-acetylglucosaminyltransferase 7, like has product MDHFFRRKRGGLLKSLLSLSLVFGSFLMIQKLKLSEKYATGLKHTRDASWCGSDCFPLKKSPVKNSFWSADATEPSSDRVPHPVVTKGSAAYWDAQVLNCSEDASVKTQEWFRRLDPRFHQFVLHRHCRYFPMLINHPEKCADGDVHLLMVIKSVIEQHDRREAVRKTWGKELTVGGRKIKTLFLLGAPTSDTKNLQKLIEYEDVIYKDILQWDFMDTFFNLTLKEVNFLKWFNIYCPHVQFIFKGDDDVFVNPHNLLELVNYKVEERREADLFVGDTISKAIPIRNRQSKYYIPKELYDQPYPPYVGGGGFVMSSQLASRLFVASEDVELYPIDDVFLGMCLKKLSVAPEMHAGFRTFGITRHKVSRMNSEPCFYRNLIVVHKLNAQELLRMWSFVNDENLVCAQRFSI; this is encoded by the coding sequence ATGGATCACTTTTTTCGGAGGAAGCGGGGCGGTTTGCTGAAGTCCCTGTTGAGTCTGTCTCTGGTGTTTGGATCTTTTCTGATGATTCAGAAGCTGAAGTTGTCAGAGAAATACGCAACGGGACTGAAACACACGAGGGACGCGAGCTGGTGCGGCTCGGACTGCTTCCCATTGAAAAAGAGCCCCGTGAAAAATAGTTTTTGGAGCGCAGATGCCACGGAGCCGAGCAGCGATCGGGTCCCCCATCCGGTGGTGACCAAAGGGAGCGCTGCGTACTGGGACGCACAAGTTCTCAACTGTAGCGAGGACGCGTCGGTGAAGACCCAGGAGTGGTTCCGGCGTCTGGACCCGAGATTTCACCAGTTTGTTCTACACAGACATTGCAGGTACTTCCCCATGCTCATCAACCACCCGGAGAAGTGCGCGGATGGAGACGTGCACCTTCTCATGGTCATCAAGTCCGTCATCGAGCAGCACGACCGGCGGGAGGCTGTGCGTAAAACCTGGGGTAAAGAGCTGACGGTGGGTGGAAGGAAAATCAAAACCTTATTTCTTCTTGGAGCTCCGACGTCAGACACCAAAAACCTCCAGAAGCTGATCGAATATGAGGACGTGATCTACAAGGACATATTGCAGTGGGACTTTATGGATACGTTCTTTAACCTGACCCTGAAAGAGGTTAACTTTCTCAAATGGTTCAACATCTACTGCCCCCACGTGCAGTTCATATTTAAGGGAGACGATGACGTGTTTGTGAACCCCCACAACCTGCTGGAGCTCGTCAACTACAAAGTGGAGGAGCGCAGAGAGGCCGACTTGTTTGTGGGGGACACCATCTCCAAAGCGATCCCCATCCGGAACCGGCAGAGCAAATACTACATCCCCAAAGAGCTGTACGACCAGCCCTACCCGCCCTACGTGGGAGGAGGGGGGTTCGTGATGTCCTCCCAGCTGGCCAGTAGGCTGTTCGTGGCCTCGGAGGACGTGGAGCTGTACCCGATTGACGACGTGTTTCTGGGGATGTGCCTGAAGAAGCTGAGCGTGGCCCCGGAGATGCACGCGGGGTTCAGGACCTTCGGCATCACCAGACACAAGGTGAGCCGCATGAACAGCGAGCCCTGCTTTTACAGGAACCTCATCGTGGTGCACAAACTGAACGCGCAGGAGCTGCTCAGGATGTGGAGCTTTGTAAACGACGAGAATCTGGTTTGCGCGCAAAGATTCTCCATCTGA
- the dffb gene encoding DNA fragmentation factor subunit beta, producing the protein MFGVSGKNKPVKIRGFGGNLKYGIAAKDLKELLKKGCNLLQLPLSGARVCLYEDGTIVTEEFFSTLPDNSELVLLSKQQTWTGVMCDIGQLLNTDRHADALIQAAKGLLSDENSSKRRKILSDLLQNLEDRSELESREEDADWFSGVDTRFKTKSAYMKFNCESRIRGYMKELDDATRSIQKAKVKAEFLKASKCLLEMLKSARYNGSYFDRTEKEPERLCTREGWFTCQGSFDVKLCQSLHSINPYGSRESRIVFSTWNLDHRIEKRRTIIPSLLEALQNHSSSDINLNYFYLMLFTRENLKLVHIVCHKKGAHNLSCDTKKIYRTAAHADRAKQKPKEKKRRLI; encoded by the exons ATGTTTGGGGTCTCTGGGAAAAACAAACCTGTGAAAATTAGAGGTTTCGGTGGAAACCTGAAATACGGCATTGCAGCGAAAGATCTAAAGGAGCTGCTTAAAAAGGGCTGCAATTTATTACAG CTGCCGCTCTCTGGTGCTCGTGTTTGTTTATACGAGGATGGGACAATAGTGACCGAGGAGTTCTTCTCCACCCTGCCAGATAACAGTGAATTAGTTCTTCTGTCAAAACAGCAGACGTGGACAGGAG TCATGTGTGACATCGGTCAGTTACTGAACACAGACAGACATGCTGATGCCCTGATCCAAGCCGCAAAAGGACTTCTGTCTGATGAAAACTCTTCAAAGAGACGTAAAATCCTGAGTGACCTGCTGCAGAACCTGGAGGACAGGTCTGAGCTGGAGAGCAGAGAGGAGGATGCAGACTGGTTCAGTG GTGTTGACACTCGATTCAAAACAAAATCTGCCTACATGAAGTTCAACTGTGAAAGCAGGATACGGGGCTACATGAAAGAG CTGGACGATGCAACCAGATCCATACAGAAAGCCAAAGTCAAGGCAGAGTTTTTAAAAGCATCCAAGTGCCTGTTGGAGATGCTGAAAAGCGCCAGGTACAACGGCAGCTACTTCGATAGGACCGAAAAGGAGCCGGAGCGCCTCTGCACTCGTGAAGGATGGTTCACCTGCCAG GGATCATTTGACGTGAAGCTGTGCCAGTCGCTCCACTCCATCAACCCCTACGGCAGCCGGGAGAGCAGGATCGTCTTCAGCACTTGGAACCTTGACCACAG AATTGAGAAGAGGAGGACAATTATACCCAGTCTGCTGGAAGCTCTGCAGAATCACAGCAGCTCTGACATCAACCTGAACTACTTCTACCTGATGCTGTTCACCAGGGAAAACCTGAAACTGGTCCACATCGTCTGCCACAAGAAGGGAGCTCACAATCTGTCCTGTGACACAAAAAAGATCTATCGGACCGCTGCCCATGCAGACAGAGCTAAACAAAAACCCAAAGAGAAGAAAAGACGCTTGATTTAA
- the c15h1orf174 gene encoding UPF0688 protein C1orf174 homolog, with protein MGAYHHDVASSGKVTAQGRRDRRVNFAGGNTPKKRWRFSQTSSDEAASFSTPQMPGQLDNLKSRKRKSSSEARKRKRCLKSQKTRSKTDGISAARSNETADPLERLSRITCECHELAGGRRCSASPELEGREGKENELRTEEDFNGCRANSACIKTETENMDYEENYKNLFPDDDSNQILPVEQFFGNLDIVQDVPQRSPATCSSTKKKSRRRHYYAREDSDEEEVRPSCAPQDGDVSDF; from the exons ATGGGCGCTTACCATCATGACGTAGCGTCGTCAGGTAAAGTGACAGCACAGGGACGCCGTGACCGCCGAGTGAACTTCGCAGGAGGAAATACACCCAAGAAGAGGTGGCGGTTCAGCCAGACAAGCAGCGACGAGGCGGCGTCGTTCTCAACACCACAG ATGCCGGGGCAACTTGATAACTTGAAGTCCAGAAAGCGGAAGAGCAGCTCTGAAGCCAGAAAG AGAAAAAGATGTCTAAAAAGCCAGAAGACGCGCTCAAAGACGGATGGCATTTCAGCAGCCCGGTCCAACGAAACAGCCGATCCTCTGGAGAGATTGTCTCGCATCACCTGTGAATGCCACGAGCTGGCTGGCGGGAGGAGGTGTTCGGCCTCACCGGAGCTGGAAGGACGGGAGGGTAAAGAGAACGAGCTGAGGACAGAGGAGGATTTCAACGGCTGCAGAGCAAACAGCGCCTGTATCAAAACGGAAACAGAGAATATGGACTATGAAGAAAATTATAAGAACTTATTCCCAGATGATGACAGTAACCAGATCCTTCCTGTTGAGCAGTTCTTTGGAAATCTGGATATTGTACAG GATGTTCCTCAAAGGTCACCAGCTACTTGTTCCAGCACTAAAAAGAAGAGCAGAAGACGGCATTACTACGCACGGGAGGACAGCGATGAAGAGGAGGTGCGCCCCAGCTGCGCACCGCAGGACGGAGACGTGAGCGATTTCTGA